In Lactuca sativa cultivar Salinas chromosome 5, Lsat_Salinas_v11, whole genome shotgun sequence, the DNA window TGTTTTAACTATGTAATTATTTGAGCTGCCTTCGTGGACTGAAGTTCTTTGCTGAGGGTTTTCAGACTATTACTACATACAGAGAATCAAGTTTTCGTTTTTTTTGGAGGTGGATGTTGGGCTATGTTTCTTGCACATCATTCTCTAAAGAACAACTCTATTGAGATCACAACTCTAAAAAGACAACTTGGGTTCTTCAAGTTTACAACGATCAGTTTTGTGTCATGTCTGTCAATCTTTAAATATTGTTTTAATGGATCAATTGAGTGAAGCTGATGGAGAGAGTGAATCGTCACCAACTACTAGAATTCATCGTGTTCAGTTCAATCTCTTCCTTTAGGCTTTTACATATCCATTAAAAAAGAGGGATTGTAGTTGCAAGTTATATCAACCTATTGACTGGATCGGAAAAAAGAGGGATTCTAGTTGTAAGATATCTAATGAAACCATCGCTGGAATTGAGATCTTATTCAAAGAGAAAGATCTCAAATATCTGGAGTTTTTCTTTGTATATTATAGGGATGATCCGATCCGCAAGGACCATGATTGGGAATTGTTTGATCGTCTTTCTCTGAGGAAGAGGCAAAATAGAATCAACTAGAATCAACTTGAATTAGGTAACTTACATTTTTATGTAAATCATAAGTCATATCTATTTTCACAAACCTAGTGAATTTGTATTATTTACACTTTAAGAGTAAAAAAAAATGGAAACCATTACGGAAACTACTTATTTCACGAGATTAAGAAGTGGATAAACAACATTTCACCACCCACCCAACCGAGTATTAAGtaataactaatatatatatatatatatctatatattagTTGCAACCATTCAAATACTTTAATGTCTAAACTTGAATTAGCAAGTAAACCACAAATATATATGCCTCATACGTTCAATACCAAATATCGAACCTTACTCTTAGGATATTTAATATGATAGGTCTTTTAGAGTAGTACTAATCAGACATTCATTCATCCTTCAAGTTTATTGGTGTACTTATCCATCAATTGAGTCAGCACAGCATCAAACCCtttctccagctcaatctcctcTTTCCAATGCCTGCTCTTCATTTCAGTCCTCTGCTCTTCAAGAGCTTTCATCAGCTTCTCCCTCTCTTCCTCAAATTCCTTCATTGCCTCAAGCTTCTCATCCCTGTGTGTTTGTGTTCATTCATATTATAACATTACTCTTTCTTTTTCTCTACCCAATGAAAGAAACAAAAAACCACAAGTAAGTATGTTGATACCTCTTCTGAGGATCCACCACAGAATAAGATTGCTCAACTTTCATCCGCTCTTCCTTCTGTAGCTTATCAAACTTCCCTTCTTTTGCATTCCTAGCATCATGGATTATCTTCAGCTGATCTTTAAAGAACTGCTCTTGATAATCCATCTGAACAAAAAAGATGAAAAAATTTATATCATTTTATCCAGATAacattaatattttaataaacaCAAGTTACCTCTTCCTTGTTTTGTTCATGGTAGCGTTGTGTTCTCTCCCTCACAATCCGGTTCTCTTCTTCAGTCTTCCTCAGCCTCTGAGTCACAAAATCAAACGACTCTTCAAGTGCTTTCGAATGCTTTTGTTCTTTAGCAATTTTGTTCTTATAATAATTCAGTTGTTGATTGTCTTCATTCATTTGCTTCAACTGGTTCACAACTCTTTCTTGGTAAGAAACCAACTCAAACTTCAGCTTCGATTTCCCTAAACAAATCACAAACAGCATGCATGTAAGCATGTTCACAACCATGGAATGGAATTGACAAAAGAATGGAATTGGAAAAGTGAATTCAACAGACCTTGGCAATGCTGATTGAAGAAATCCAAATCTCTTTTTGTTGCCAGGTAGCCATACAGCTGTCGCTTGCCACCTGGATAAAACAGAATCCGGCGATGATCCCACGCATCTCGGTCAGTACCCTGATGTTCAAAATGCTTGCTCAGCCTTTCAGCTTCTGTGTACCCCACTGCAGAGGATTCAAATATCAGAACACTCATTCCTCTATGCCCTTTTGGCCCATAAGAATGTCGCGCCCTCACAGCTTCATATGACCCAAAGTAATCAAGAAGCTCCTGATTCCCCATCCCAAGCCACTGAGTCACAATGGTTTGTGTCAGTTTACATAAACTGATTAAACTTTAAAGAAAGTGAAGATAATGTATATCATATAACATACCTTTTCATTCTCATCTTGTTCAAGTTGTGTATTCATGATGACAACCATTGGAGGCCACACTATTTCCTTATCTTTCACAACTTCATTGAGACCTTTCCACTGTCCATATGACTCACCAGCTGCTACCACTGCAGCTCCCCTTCTACGCAACTCTTCCTCCAAAATTTCAGCTAGATCGCGATGAATCTTGACTCTttttgacccttttgtttttgcaTGTGTCACAAGAGAAGGAAGGCTGCGATACCAGTCAATAGCACCTGGACCATTTTGACATGCGGGGCAATGCCATTGTCTGGTTGGCTCGTTGATTTGCTCCACAGTCAAACTGTCCAGAGTTTCGAAAAAATCGGAATACCATTTGTTCTTCTTTCGGACCTCATGGGTTCTTGGGGTTTCATCTGAATCATACTCATCAGTCAAAagaacatcatcatcatcgtcggaTCCATCAATCTCACCAATGTCATTGTGGTCTTCAACATCTTCCTGGATAACAACTTCTGGAGCATTCTCTCTCCTCCCAGTGTCATTTCCCAATTGCCATGCATTGGCTGGCCTAGCATTCCAATTCCATCCACTCTGAAGAGGCGGAGGAATTGCATTTGAAGCACCATTGTAGTTGTAgttgctaccaccaccaccaccaccaccaccaccaccgccaccacctctgCCGCCTGTTTGAGCTGCTGCCCATGTGTTGTTTGGAGCCCTGGCCTGACCGTTTCCCCGGCCACCAGTTCTTTGGGTATCAGGTTGACCTTGACCCCATGCATTGGGTTTGGGAGTCTGAGCAGCCCACTGTTTGGAAGAAGCACCATTTCCAGTTTTGTTCTTGTTCTTTTTGGAGATGACCTCCCAACTTCCATCCTGGTTTGGATCCAGGTTCACATCTTGGACTGCTTGATTCAACTGATCAACATCATAGCTAGAACCACTGGCTATGTTTTTACCCTTGGGTGAAGGCTTGTTGCCATCGCCTCTGTTAGACTGACCACCACCTCTTTTGGAACTCATCTGCAACACAAAAGATATCACTCTTATATAATCTGTGAGTTAACTCAAAATCATTGGTCCACTGATTTATTGATCATCAGTTGATGAGTGATTTTGGAAAGAAATATAACAGAAATGAAAAAACAACAGAAATATCAGTAGAAGTCTCATTTGACTGTGAATCAATGATCGGATGAGAAATGACAATGTTAATGTGTTATAGGTGTCATTAATCTTACTTACAAACCAAGATTATACCGCGAATGAACGGATTAAGATAGAACTTCTAACTTCTGTTGATGTACTTCTCAAACCCTAATGTTGGATAAAATCACGAAAACCGAATAACACGGCAATTATCACTGAAAGCGCAGGATTTACCGATGTACTCctcaaaccctaatgtttgattCGGTTTATACAACTTTTGATTTGTGGTTACTTGTCGTCGAACTAAAAAACCGTAATCAGGGTTTTCAATGCGAGCATTTTTCAAACACCAAGATCGATATTTCCGTCAGAGACAAGGCTTGAAGTAAAAAATATAAAGATCAAACGAATATAGTGTTCGTATACTATAAATGAAGTAGAAACTTAGAGACGAAGATAATCCAAAAAAAACACAGAGATACGACACTGAGGCATCAGCAAATTATTTGAAAAAAACAAGCAAACGACGATTTAAGCACATAACACTACCTGATGGAGATACAGTGTATCCCGGTAGGAAATGGCGGTGAAACGAAGTAAAATCGAAGGAGTAACAAAACGTTTGATGGATACGCGCCGCCGTGAAAAGAGGGTTAAGAGAGAGTAGCGCAATGAATTGCTCAAGAATGACGGAGTGAGTGACCTATATTTATTGTCTATGCCCACGAGTGAGTGCCGTTTAATAAATGGTTAAAAGGAAAAAAGACGCTATAGATATTTTTCGGAGGTAGATTTTAAAATTATGCATCAAAATCCAAAATTTCGGTTATAGACATGCAATAAGTGGAGCATTTCTCTATGGGTTCCGCGGACCGACAAAAACTTCAAGGATTGACGAAATCTCCGCGGATCAATGAATTTGGTACGATAGCGTTCAGACAAAAAATGCTACGCAGAGCTACCTCTACGGAGACATTGAACTCTCCGCAGAGTGATGGTTTTGACGTTCATTAAAGCTCCCGTAGAGGTTGTGACGAAGGCTCCGCAGAGGCGTTAACCTCTCCGCGGAATAGGTGGTTAGACGGGTATTAGCGATGGTTTTTTGTggtataaagattttttt includes these proteins:
- the LOC111880552 gene encoding protein SUPPRESSOR OF GENE SILENCING 3, whose protein sequence is MSSKRGGGQSNRGDGNKPSPKGKNIASGSSYDVDQLNQAVQDVNLDPNQDGSWEVISKKNKNKTGNGASSKQWAAQTPKPNAWGQGQPDTQRTGGRGNGQARAPNNTWAAAQTGGRGGGGGGGGGGGGGSNYNYNGASNAIPPPLQSGWNWNARPANAWQLGNDTGRRENAPEVVIQEDVEDHNDIGEIDGSDDDDDVLLTDEYDSDETPRTHEVRKKNKWYSDFFETLDSLTVEQINEPTRQWHCPACQNGPGAIDWYRSLPSLVTHAKTKGSKRVKIHRDLAEILEEELRRRGAAVVAAGESYGQWKGLNEVVKDKEIVWPPMVVIMNTQLEQDENEKWLGMGNQELLDYFGSYEAVRARHSYGPKGHRGMSVLIFESSAVGYTEAERLSKHFEHQGTDRDAWDHRRILFYPGGKRQLYGYLATKRDLDFFNQHCQGKSKLKFELVSYQERVVNQLKQMNEDNQQLNYYKNKIAKEQKHSKALEESFDFVTQRLRKTEEENRIVRERTQRYHEQNKEEMDYQEQFFKDQLKIIHDARNAKEGKFDKLQKEERMKVEQSYSVVDPQKRDEKLEAMKEFEEEREKLMKALEEQRTEMKSRHWKEEIELEKGFDAVLTQLMDKYTNKLEG